One [Clostridium] saccharolyticum WM1 DNA segment encodes these proteins:
- the etfB gene encoding electron transfer flavoprotein subunit beta: protein MKILVCVKQVPDTNEVKIDPVKGTLIRDGVPSILNPDDANALEEALKIKDEKPGTTVSVITMGPPQADDMLRECLAMGADEAYLLSDRAFGGADTCATSTTIAAGIDKIGDYDIIFAGRQAIDGDTAQVGPQVAWRLGIPVVTYVQDVKLCEGKVIVQRQMENGYEILEVQTPCLLTAVKELNEPRYMSIGGIMDAYAKKVTIWNHEDVGLDPKDCGLNASPTQVFRSFTPAPKGKGEMLAGTVTQMADLLTERLKEKHYL, encoded by the coding sequence ATGAAGATTTTGGTTTGTGTGAAACAGGTGCCGGATACCAATGAAGTAAAGATCGATCCGGTAAAGGGTACATTGATCCGTGACGGAGTTCCCAGCATTTTAAACCCTGATGATGCAAATGCCCTGGAAGAGGCATTGAAAATAAAAGACGAAAAGCCTGGAACAACGGTCTCTGTTATTACCATGGGACCGCCTCAGGCCGACGATATGCTGCGGGAATGCCTGGCAATGGGAGCAGATGAGGCTTATCTGCTCAGTGACCGCGCTTTTGGCGGGGCCGATACCTGCGCTACCTCTACCACCATTGCTGCAGGCATTGATAAAATCGGAGATTATGACATTATTTTTGCAGGACGCCAGGCCATAGACGGAGATACGGCCCAGGTGGGTCCCCAGGTGGCCTGGAGGCTTGGGATCCCGGTGGTGACCTACGTTCAGGATGTGAAGCTGTGCGAAGGAAAGGTAATTGTACAAAGGCAGATGGAAAACGGATATGAAATACTGGAGGTCCAGACACCATGCCTTCTTACGGCGGTAAAGGAATTGAATGAGCCGCGTTACATGAGCATCGGCGGTATCATGGACGCATATGCAAAAAAGGTTACCATATGGAATCATGAGGATGTGGGACTGGATCCAAAAGACTGCGGTTTAAATGCTTCCCCGACCCAGGTTTTCCGTTCCTTTACCCCTGCTCCCAAGGGAAAGGGAGAGATGCTTGCCGGAACAGTGACCCAAATGGCAGATCTGCTGACAGAAAGACTGAAAGAGAAGCATTATCTTTAA
- a CDS encoding glycoside hydrolase family 2 protein — translation MREEYPRPDFVRNEWMNLNGTWDFIYGDKKTKIEVPFVCQSEKSGINKRITEDHVTYERKFCVPEEWKGKEILLNFGAVDYQCRVYINRSCIGGHIGGQTPFLFPIAKYLTWAEETIRVEVEDPLKDEMIPRGKQFWEEESSFIWYTPSTGIWQPVWLEPVSRTSLEWVHFTPDIDEGTVRIDYQLAETSILPCRVHLLITLEEDEIFHGNMLCNTARNSLTVDIFRKKAMEGSFHFMGNYWSPENPILYHVLIQADEGDSGIRADVVESYFGMRKIHIENGKLYLNNQPYYQKLVLDQGYWKESLITAPDDLEYCNDILKAKAMGFNGCRKHEKVEDPRFLYWADKLGFLVWEGMASFWSYTPQAAAAFTREWLDVIQRDYNHPSVVVWGMLNESWGVPRIYTNQQQQSFAQSLYYLAHGLDSTRLVISNDGWEMTDSDICAIHSYKHGEIDDKQQHQLFAECLRKVENLFFIMEKLPYAKGFCYSGQPIVLTECGGIRIKKVKSEENTRENAMQAGDQEWGYTSVPDTDFLEEYERLIHTIYDSDLINGFCYTQLTDVEQESNGLLTRDHRYKFKPEDIRKINDRKR, via the coding sequence ATGAGAGAAGAATATCCCCGTCCGGACTTTGTAAGAAACGAATGGATGAACTTAAACGGTACCTGGGATTTTATATATGGTGATAAAAAAACAAAGATTGAAGTTCCGTTCGTGTGTCAGAGCGAAAAAAGCGGTATCAACAAGAGAATAACAGAAGATCATGTGACGTATGAACGAAAGTTTTGTGTGCCGGAGGAATGGAAGGGAAAAGAAATTCTCTTAAATTTCGGTGCTGTGGATTATCAGTGCAGGGTTTATATCAATAGAAGCTGTATTGGAGGTCATATTGGCGGCCAGACTCCGTTTTTATTTCCAATTGCAAAATATCTGACATGGGCGGAGGAGACAATAAGGGTTGAGGTTGAAGACCCGTTAAAGGACGAAATGATTCCCAGAGGAAAACAGTTCTGGGAAGAGGAGTCCAGTTTTATTTGGTATACACCCAGTACGGGAATCTGGCAGCCGGTCTGGTTGGAACCGGTTTCCAGAACCAGTCTGGAATGGGTACATTTTACACCGGATATTGATGAGGGAACCGTAAGGATCGATTATCAGCTGGCTGAAACTTCAATTTTGCCATGCAGAGTGCATTTGCTCATTACTCTGGAAGAGGATGAGATCTTTCACGGAAATATGCTTTGCAACACGGCAAGAAACAGTCTGACAGTAGATATTTTCCGGAAAAAAGCAATGGAAGGCTCCTTTCATTTTATGGGAAACTATTGGAGTCCGGAAAATCCGATCCTGTATCATGTACTCATTCAGGCAGATGAAGGAGATTCCGGCATCCGGGCAGACGTAGTGGAATCTTATTTTGGAATGAGAAAAATACATATAGAAAACGGAAAACTTTATTTAAATAATCAGCCTTATTATCAAAAACTGGTTTTGGACCAGGGTTACTGGAAGGAGAGTTTGATTACGGCCCCTGATGACCTGGAATATTGCAATGACATCTTAAAAGCAAAGGCTATGGGATTTAATGGCTGCAGAAAACATGAAAAGGTGGAAGATCCCAGATTTTTATATTGGGCAGATAAACTGGGGTTTCTTGTATGGGAAGGTATGGCCAGTTTCTGGTCCTATACCCCTCAAGCGGCTGCGGCTTTTACCAGGGAATGGCTGGACGTCATACAGAGAGATTATAATCATCCTTCTGTTGTGGTTTGGGGAATGCTGAATGAAAGCTGGGGAGTGCCAAGAATTTATACCAATCAACAGCAGCAGAGTTTTGCGCAGTCTTTGTATTATCTGGCACATGGACTGGATTCCACACGTCTTGTGATTTCTAATGATGGCTGGGAAATGACGGATAGTGACATCTGTGCAATTCATAGCTATAAGCATGGTGAAATAGATGATAAACAGCAGCATCAGCTGTTTGCGGAATGTCTCAGGAAGGTGGAGAATCTTTTTTTTATTATGGAAAAGCTTCCTTATGCAAAAGGATTTTGCTATAGCGGACAGCCCATTGTTCTTACAGAGTGTGGCGGAATCCGGATAAAGAAAGTAAAGTCTGAAGAAAATACCAGGGAGAATGCGATGCAGGCGGGAGATCAGGAATGGGGATATACCTCTGTGCCGGACACTGATTTTCTGGAAGAGTATGAAAGGTTGATTCATACAATCTATGATTCGGATTTGATCAATGGCTTTTGTTATACGCAGCTGACTGACGTGGAACAGGAATCAAACGGGCTTTTGACGAGAGATCACCGGTACAAATTTAAGCCGGAAGATATTCGCAAAATAAACGACCGGAAAAGATGA
- a CDS encoding carbohydrate ABC transporter permease, whose translation MKGKNVSKIFLVILACLVAYIFLLPLLFMFFTSFKGVAESVTSRTLLPKAWTLENYRELFMNTATSPILLWLFNTVIVTVAGTALRITVSVLAAYSLARLPLPGKSFLLVSLIWAMAVPEIVTYFPLFYTFKLMGGLNTFWPLILPSGSGVMCIYLIYNFLLAFPQELEEAGFVEGANVFQVLWHIVLPSVKPVVITQAFITFLGLYNSYLWPSLVINRNETRTITLGIAALVLGENYTNPGMMMASTVISVLPVMVIFMFANKYIVKGFTQSGIK comes from the coding sequence ATGAAAGGAAAAAATGTCAGTAAAATATTTTTAGTGATCCTTGCCTGTTTGGTTGCATATATCTTTCTCCTTCCGCTTCTGTTTATGTTCTTTACCAGCTTTAAGGGAGTTGCGGAGTCCGTTACGTCCAGGACTCTCCTTCCCAAAGCGTGGACATTAGAGAATTACAGGGAGTTATTTATGAATACTGCTACGTCTCCCATACTCCTCTGGCTTTTTAATACGGTGATTGTTACAGTAGCCGGTACAGCACTCAGAATTACCGTCAGTGTACTGGCTGCTTATTCCCTTGCCAGACTTCCGCTGCCAGGCAAGAGTTTTCTTTTGGTATCATTGATCTGGGCTATGGCAGTCCCGGAAATTGTGACGTACTTTCCTCTGTTTTATACGTTCAAGCTAATGGGAGGCTTAAATACATTCTGGCCTCTGATTCTGCCGTCAGGATCGGGAGTTATGTGCATATATCTGATTTACAATTTTCTGTTGGCTTTCCCGCAGGAGCTGGAGGAGGCCGGATTTGTGGAAGGAGCCAATGTTTTCCAGGTATTATGGCATATTGTGCTGCCGTCAGTCAAGCCGGTCGTTATAACGCAGGCATTTATTACATTCTTGGGTTTATATAACAGCTACTTGTGGCCATCCCTTGTGATTAACAGGAATGAAACGAGAACTATCACATTAGGGATTGCAGCCCTGGTTTTGGGAGAAAATTACACAAATCCGGGAATGATGATGGCATCGACTGTGATATCGGTACTTCCGGTCATGGTTATCTTCATGTTTGCCAACAAATATATTGTGAAAGGCTTTACACAATCAGGAATTAAGTAA
- a CDS encoding type 2 periplasmic-binding domain-containing protein translates to MRKIVDGFNESQDQYFIEQLQDADHYTKFKSDHFDMLIIHADWISTYHALGLLREVSDLYDKAGISFDKDFHPITQSYAKYDDGVFAFPLDLYAETFYYNKELVDTPPKNYDDMIALRDKLDSVNTGIYPIGIPLTGDQQWAWMTALGQSGCNWVEGEHIKMDTEEICDAFMKVHNLIYKDHLSAEGLGDQDHYNTFVNESADHASVKSAVCLTGPWNYTAAKEILGDNLGIGVLPQLYGDTPCVPAGGHTFGVSAEVTDQKKLDGIAAFMKYAYQPDVMLNWADSGQAPIHLATMEKVKENPDKYPVANVNYGIFDHAMILPAIFNIREQVKYVNSTVWALVLQEPELTRDQLMAELKNATDIAVELSEP, encoded by the coding sequence ATGAGAAAAATCGTAGACGGTTTTAACGAATCTCAGGATCAATATTTTATAGAACAGCTGCAGGATGCCGATCATTATACAAAATTTAAGTCTGATCATTTTGACATGCTGATCATTCATGCTGACTGGATCTCCACTTATCATGCATTGGGACTTCTCAGGGAGGTATCGGATTTGTATGACAAAGCCGGTATATCTTTTGATAAGGACTTCCATCCGATCACCCAATCCTATGCGAAATATGATGACGGAGTCTTTGCCTTCCCTTTGGATCTTTATGCAGAAACGTTTTACTATAATAAGGAACTGGTTGATACTCCGCCAAAAAATTATGACGATATGATAGCGCTGCGGGACAAGCTTGATTCGGTAAATACCGGTATTTATCCCATTGGAATTCCTCTGACAGGAGATCAGCAGTGGGCATGGATGACTGCCCTTGGCCAGTCTGGATGCAACTGGGTCGAAGGGGAGCACATCAAAATGGATACCGAGGAAATCTGCGATGCGTTTATGAAGGTACATAATCTGATTTATAAAGACCATCTCAGCGCGGAAGGGCTGGGAGACCAGGATCATTACAATACTTTTGTAAATGAATCTGCGGATCATGCAAGCGTTAAAAGTGCCGTATGTCTGACAGGACCCTGGAATTATACGGCAGCGAAAGAAATTCTGGGCGATAATCTTGGAATTGGGGTGCTTCCTCAGTTATACGGAGATACGCCATGCGTACCTGCCGGAGGACATACGTTCGGAGTATCTGCTGAAGTGACGGACCAGAAAAAACTTGATGGCATTGCAGCATTTATGAAATATGCATATCAGCCTGATGTGATGCTTAACTGGGCGGATTCCGGTCAGGCACCCATCCATCTGGCCACCATGGAAAAAGTGAAAGAAAACCCGGACAAATATCCGGTTGCAAATGTTAATTACGGAATATTTGATCATGCAATGATCCTTCCCGCAATTTTTAATATCCGCGAGCAGGTCAAATATGTAAACTCAACAGTCTGGGCACTGGTGCTTCAGGAACCCGAATTAACCAGAGATCAGCTGATGGCAGAACTAAAGAATGCTACGGATATTGCTGTTGAGCTTTCGGAACCGTAA
- a CDS encoding electron transfer flavoprotein subunit alpha produces MAVNVIKEKCRGCSICVKNCPFDAITMENKLAVIGTACTGCGVCVEKCPFDAIEKTEEEKETVDLSEYRDVWVFAEQREGALMPVVKELLGEGRKLADEIGCSLCTVLCGNQVEGLVNELFEYGADKVYLADHKELKSYRTDAYTAVIHDAIKSHKPEIVLLGATHIGRDLGPCLAVRCNTGLTADCTKLEIDEVDKKIKQTRPAFGGNLMATIVCPNHRPQMSTVRPGVMETAKRQEGRKGQVIPLSVSFGKEDIRTRILEVVKQAGEAVSLTDAEIIVSGGMGLGGAEGFELLKKLADKLGGVVAASRAAVDAGWIDHSYQVGQTGTTVRPKLYFACGISGAIQHVAGMQNSEQIIAINKNPGAPIFEVADYGIVGDVYQVIPALIEALDK; encoded by the coding sequence ATGGCTGTAAATGTAATAAAAGAAAAATGCAGGGGCTGTTCCATCTGTGTTAAGAACTGTCCGTTTGATGCGATTACAATGGAAAATAAACTGGCCGTCATCGGTACTGCCTGTACCGGCTGCGGTGTTTGTGTGGAAAAATGTCCGTTCGATGCAATAGAAAAGACAGAAGAAGAAAAGGAAACAGTTGATTTATCAGAGTACCGGGATGTATGGGTTTTTGCGGAACAAAGAGAAGGGGCACTTATGCCCGTGGTAAAAGAACTTCTGGGAGAAGGCCGGAAGCTGGCTGATGAGATCGGATGCAGCCTTTGTACGGTTTTATGCGGAAACCAGGTGGAAGGATTAGTGAATGAACTGTTTGAGTACGGAGCGGATAAAGTCTACCTGGCAGATCATAAGGAACTAAAGTCCTATCGTACCGATGCTTATACGGCTGTGATCCATGATGCGATCAAATCCCATAAGCCTGAAATTGTCCTTTTGGGAGCCACCCACATCGGCCGTGACTTAGGTCCCTGTCTGGCCGTCCGCTGCAATACCGGGCTGACCGCTGACTGCACGAAGCTGGAAATCGACGAAGTGGATAAGAAGATCAAGCAGACCCGCCCGGCTTTTGGCGGAAATTTAATGGCAACCATTGTTTGTCCAAACCACAGGCCGCAGATGTCCACGGTACGTCCGGGAGTCATGGAAACAGCCAAAAGGCAGGAAGGACGGAAAGGCCAGGTCATTCCCCTATCTGTGAGTTTCGGAAAAGAAGACATCAGGACCAGGATTCTTGAGGTGGTAAAGCAGGCAGGCGAGGCAGTATCCCTGACGGATGCTGAGATCATTGTATCCGGAGGCATGGGCCTTGGCGGGGCGGAAGGCTTTGAATTGTTAAAGAAACTGGCGGATAAGCTGGGCGGTGTGGTTGCAGCAAGCCGTGCAGCCGTAGACGCAGGCTGGATCGACCATTCCTATCAGGTGGGGCAGACCGGAACCACAGTACGCCCTAAGCTGTATTTTGCCTGCGGTATTTCCGGAGCCATTCAGCATGTGGCAGGCATGCAGAATTCAGAGCAGATCATAGCCATCAATAAAAATCCTGGTGCTCCGATTTTTGAAGTGGCAGATTACGGCATCGTAGGGGATGTTTATCAGGTGATTCCTGCACTCATAGAAGCGCTGGACAAATAA
- a CDS encoding ArsR/SmtB family transcription factor yields MKKQKAPVKIIGERDIALNLSNPAHHSHIISIGKALSSPVRLNILNLLKTTPLSIQEIAAILSIPVSSTAAHIKCLEDARLVVTETQPGNHGSMRVCICSIQTFSLETFDSDLDVVDNTIVVDMPIGNYFQCQVEPTCGLADENGAIDTYDSPTSFYSPYRMKAQLLWFQQGFIEYRFQNLINPLLNLHEISFSMELCSEAPGYLEDWPSDITISVNGHEITTFCSPGDFGARRGRLTPAAWSNGRTQYGLLKTFSVREDGGYLDRRLVNPDLHIKDLELEKYPYISLIIAIKKDARYIGGINLFGEKYGDYPQGIIMNLIY; encoded by the coding sequence ATGAAAAAACAAAAAGCTCCTGTTAAAATTATTGGGGAACGGGATATTGCATTAAACCTAAGTAACCCTGCTCATCACAGTCATATTATTTCGATTGGGAAAGCGCTCTCTTCTCCGGTCCGGCTCAATATATTAAATTTGTTAAAAACAACCCCTTTGTCAATACAGGAAATTGCTGCTATCTTATCAATTCCTGTATCATCAACCGCCGCCCATATCAAATGTCTGGAAGATGCCCGGCTGGTGGTGACGGAAACCCAGCCCGGAAACCATGGCTCCATGCGGGTATGCATCTGCAGCATACAGACATTCTCTCTGGAAACCTTTGATTCTGATTTGGATGTTGTGGATAATACCATTGTCGTTGACATGCCCATCGGCAACTATTTTCAGTGTCAGGTGGAACCCACATGCGGACTGGCAGATGAAAACGGGGCCATTGACACATACGACAGTCCTACTTCTTTTTATTCTCCTTACCGCATGAAAGCTCAGCTTTTATGGTTTCAGCAGGGTTTTATTGAATATCGTTTTCAAAATCTGATCAATCCTTTGCTGAATCTTCATGAGATTTCCTTTTCTATGGAATTATGTTCAGAGGCCCCCGGTTATCTGGAAGATTGGCCCTCCGATATTACAATTTCAGTAAACGGACATGAAATTACTACATTTTGCTCTCCCGGGGATTTCGGAGCCAGACGGGGACGTCTGACACCTGCCGCATGGTCCAATGGGAGAACTCAGTATGGCCTGTTAAAAACGTTTTCTGTCAGAGAAGACGGCGGATACCTGGACAGAAGGCTGGTAAATCCGGATCTGCACATCAAAGATCTGGAACTGGAGAAATACCCATATATTTCTCTGATCATAGCCATAAAAAAAGATGCCAGATATATTGGTGGCATTAATTTATTTGGTGAGAAATACGGTGATTATCCCCAGGGAATTATCATGAACTTAATATATTAA
- a CDS encoding CaiB/BaiF CoA transferase family protein yields the protein MGKKLLDGIKVVELATFIAAAGAGRFLADCGADVIKIESAKGDPLRHTAPSEGRPLDMYENTTWDLENGNKRCISLNMKAPEGKEAFFKLLEDADVLITNWRVQALERAGLDYETLKVKYPKLVYAMVTGYGEYGPDKDLPGFDFTAFFARGGYLHSLRQKGTVPMNVVPGVGDHNVAMNLAAGILAALYHAKETGQGEKVETSLFETAVYNMGMMIQAANYDGPAREYPINIRESANPFNAAWRTKDDRFIQTCMPDYNTYYKQFMKALGREDLLENENYFPIQNLQAKGLGTEVYDICMEAMEKKTAKEWIPVLKEHDIAFSVAQSWEEILEDEQAWANDCFYKMQYDNGNVRTLVRPPVKFQEMGVPEYKGGPLIGEQGPEILEGLGYSKEDIRGFQEKGILYVWKDERKH from the coding sequence ATGGGAAAGAAGCTGTTAGACGGAATTAAGGTAGTGGAGCTGGCAACCTTTATCGCGGCTGCAGGCGCAGGTCGTTTTCTTGCGGACTGCGGAGCAGATGTAATTAAAATTGAATCTGCCAAGGGAGATCCGCTGAGGCATACGGCACCATCGGAAGGAAGGCCTTTGGATATGTATGAAAATACAACCTGGGACTTGGAAAATGGAAATAAGCGGTGCATTTCTCTAAATATGAAAGCCCCGGAAGGCAAGGAAGCATTTTTCAAGCTTCTTGAGGATGCGGATGTGCTGATTACCAACTGGAGGGTCCAGGCTCTGGAACGGGCTGGACTGGACTATGAAACGTTAAAGGTAAAATATCCTAAGCTGGTTTATGCCATGGTGACCGGATATGGAGAATACGGCCCGGACAAAGACCTCCCCGGATTTGACTTTACGGCGTTTTTTGCCAGAGGCGGCTATCTCCACTCCCTCCGCCAGAAAGGAACTGTTCCCATGAATGTGGTTCCGGGAGTGGGAGATCATAACGTGGCAATGAACCTTGCGGCAGGAATCCTTGCGGCATTATACCATGCAAAAGAAACCGGACAGGGAGAAAAGGTGGAGACCAGCCTGTTTGAAACGGCTGTCTATAACATGGGTATGATGATCCAGGCAGCCAATTATGACGGCCCCGCAAGAGAATATCCCATTAACATCAGGGAGAGTGCAAACCCCTTTAACGCGGCCTGGAGAACAAAGGATGACAGATTCATCCAAACCTGTATGCCGGATTACAACACCTACTATAAGCAGTTCATGAAAGCCCTGGGAAGAGAGGATCTGCTGGAGAATGAGAATTACTTCCCCATCCAGAACCTTCAGGCCAAAGGCCTGGGCACAGAGGTTTACGACATCTGTATGGAAGCAATGGAAAAGAAAACAGCAAAGGAATGGATCCCTGTTTTAAAGGAACACGACATTGCATTCAGTGTGGCCCAGTCCTGGGAAGAGATTCTGGAGGATGAGCAGGCGTGGGCCAATGACTGCTTCTATAAAATGCAGTATGACAATGGAAATGTGCGCACATTGGTGAGACCGCCGGTTAAGTTCCAGGAGATGGGCGTTCCGGAGTACAAGGGCGGCCCCCTGATTGGGGAGCAGGGACCGGAGATCCTGGAAGGTCTGGGCTACAGCAAGGAGGATATCCGGGGATTTCAGGAGAAGGGAATCCTTTACGTATGGAAGGATGAAAGGAAACATTAG
- a CDS encoding HAD-IIA family hydrolase translates to MGNREILDQTKLFVLDMDGTFYLGDQILSGALDFLREVEKSGRKYVFFTNNSSKSPESYRRKLEKMNCYVSKDQIMTSGDVTIRYINTFYKGKRVYLVGTKTLEESFASADISLTQDMPDLVVIGFDTSLTYEKLEKACTFIRNGALFLATHLDINCPTESGFIPDCGSFCAAISCSTGVTPKYLGKPFQETIDMVEEKTGFARQEMAFVGDRIYTDVAAGVKNGAAGILVLTGETKEEDLAASEISPDAVFKSIKEMGDTLKHLHNRD, encoded by the coding sequence ATGGGTAACAGGGAAATATTGGATCAAACGAAATTATTTGTACTGGATATGGATGGAACATTTTATCTGGGTGATCAGATTCTTTCCGGAGCTCTGGACTTTTTAAGGGAAGTGGAAAAGAGTGGGCGCAAGTACGTTTTTTTTACAAATAACTCCTCAAAATCTCCGGAAAGCTATAGAAGGAAACTGGAAAAAATGAACTGTTATGTAAGCAAAGATCAGATCATGACATCGGGAGATGTGACGATCCGGTATATCAATACCTTTTATAAAGGGAAAAGGGTATATCTGGTGGGAACAAAAACACTGGAAGAAAGCTTTGCAAGTGCCGATATTTCTTTGACCCAGGATATGCCGGATCTTGTGGTGATTGGCTTTGATACTTCCCTCACATATGAAAAACTGGAAAAGGCCTGTACTTTTATCCGGAATGGAGCTTTATTTCTGGCCACTCATCTGGATATTAACTGTCCGACAGAAAGCGGATTTATTCCGGACTGTGGATCTTTCTGCGCGGCAATCAGCTGTTCCACCGGTGTAACCCCCAAATACCTGGGAAAACCTTTTCAAGAAACCATTGATATGGTAGAAGAAAAGACAGGATTTGCCCGACAGGAGATGGCGTTTGTGGGGGACAGGATTTATACAGATGTGGCGGCCGGTGTGAAAAACGGAGCGGCTGGAATTCTGGTTCTGACCGGGGAAACAAAAGAAGAAGATCTGGCGGCTTCCGAGATATCCCCGGATGCTGTTTTTAAAAGCATAAAGGAGATGGGAGATACCTTGAAGCATTTACATAACCGTGATTAA
- a CDS encoding carbohydrate ABC transporter permease has protein sequence MKKKSMAVLFIVPFVIFFILFWLMPFVYGIIMSVTKYSLVKGNQGFAGLDNYIKILFSSSMYHKAFLLGLKNTLIFVGAATPFLVAGSLALALLLDRLPGKVRGVFRTIYFVSYSVSVTAVTAVFIWLMKGNGGYLNNLMLSLGMIKKAVPWLEQQPFVWVSLTAATVWWTIGYNMMLFVNALNEIDMQLYEASAIDGAGFWTQFKYIIFPGIKNVFFFVLMTTIIASFNVYGQTRLMTKGGPGETTKSLIMVITSTIMDRNDLGVGSAMTVLMGIVIVLCSIGQYHLTKEKEELR, from the coding sequence ATGAAGAAAAAAAGTATGGCTGTCTTGTTTATAGTACCTTTTGTTATTTTTTTTATTTTGTTTTGGCTTATGCCGTTTGTATATGGCATTATCATGAGCGTAACCAAGTATAGCCTTGTAAAGGGGAATCAGGGTTTTGCTGGTTTGGATAACTATATCAAGATACTATTTTCTTCTTCCATGTATCATAAGGCATTTTTGCTTGGATTAAAAAATACCCTGATTTTTGTAGGGGCGGCGACACCTTTTCTTGTAGCGGGAAGCCTGGCACTGGCACTTTTGCTGGACCGGCTTCCCGGGAAGGTGAGAGGAGTGTTCCGTACGATATATTTTGTTTCTTATTCTGTATCGGTAACAGCGGTAACCGCCGTTTTTATATGGCTTATGAAAGGAAACGGCGGGTATCTCAACAACCTGATGCTCAGCTTGGGAATGATCAAAAAAGCGGTCCCATGGCTGGAACAGCAGCCGTTTGTCTGGGTTTCGCTTACTGCTGCCACAGTATGGTGGACAATCGGTTATAATATGATGCTTTTTGTAAATGCTTTAAATGAAATAGATATGCAGTTGTATGAAGCGTCAGCCATTGACGGCGCCGGTTTTTGGACGCAGTTTAAATACATTATTTTTCCGGGGATTAAAAATGTATTTTTCTTTGTGCTTATGACTACAATCATCGCCTCCTTTAATGTATATGGACAGACCAGGCTGATGACTAAGGGCGGGCCTGGTGAAACGACGAAGTCTTTGATTATGGTAATTACATCCACCATTATGGATCGGAATGATCTGGGGGTCGGAAGTGCCATGACTGTATTGATGGGGATCGTAATTGTGCTTTGTTCCATTGGTCAGTATCATCTTACCAAAGAAAAAGAAGAATTAAGGTAG
- a CDS encoding sugar phosphate isomerase/epimerase family protein: MRDINISTIIGSEVSVEEQFKLMKEAGFNGVFTTFTGREPIEYWAEEALKNQLNFETIHAPFQYANRLWEAGSAGKEYLNYLKTIINACRKIQVDKCVMHVTVGNTAPNVSEDGLNLFAELCEYAKSKNVHICFENLEPLPHIDAVMECITDPFHGFCWDCGHSACYTPHIDMIKKFGSRLKCVHIHDNLGVTQPGNIDYRDDRHLLPFDGILDWDWYAGKLNELHYEGPLTLELSILGKPEYKKIPLTAYLSQAYERGCRIREKLEPDLRL, from the coding sequence ATGAGAGACATCAATATCTCAACGATCATCGGAAGTGAAGTGTCCGTGGAGGAACAATTTAAACTGATGAAAGAAGCCGGTTTTAATGGTGTTTTTACCACATTCACCGGCAGGGAGCCCATTGAATACTGGGCAGAGGAAGCTTTAAAAAACCAGCTGAATTTTGAGACCATACATGCTCCGTTCCAATATGCAAACCGGCTCTGGGAAGCCGGTTCTGCAGGGAAAGAGTATCTGAATTATTTGAAAACCATCATAAATGCCTGCAGAAAAATCCAGGTAGACAAGTGTGTCATGCATGTAACCGTAGGCAACACTGCTCCCAATGTTTCCGAGGATGGGCTGAATCTGTTTGCTGAATTGTGTGAATACGCAAAATCAAAAAATGTTCATATCTGTTTTGAAAACCTTGAGCCACTCCCGCACATTGATGCCGTAATGGAATGCATTACAGATCCTTTTCATGGTTTTTGCTGGGACTGCGGCCATAGCGCATGTTATACCCCTCACATTGACATGATAAAAAAATTCGGTTCCCGTCTGAAATGTGTTCACATCCATGACAATCTTGGAGTGACGCAGCCCGGGAACATCGATTACCGGGATGACCGCCACCTTCTTCCTTTTGACGGAATTCTCGACTGGGACTGGTATGCCGGAAAATTAAATGAGCTGCATTATGAAGGGCCTCTCACTTTAGAGCTATCCATCTTGGGAAAGCCGGAATACAAGAAGATTCCCCTCACCGCTTATTTGAGCCAGGCATATGAAAGAGGCTGCCGTATAAGAGAGAAGCTTGAACCGGACCTTCGTTTATAA